One segment of Fusarium falciforme chromosome 13, complete sequence DNA contains the following:
- a CDS encoding NAD(P)-binding protein, with protein MSLPSLKEYRKAPYPAISPTRPELTQAGKTVLITGGNSGIGYAIARGFITASAKRVIILGRRSDVVQSATAKLAEEAKQLNSETIVDGRVCDISSLESTDKLWTGLQADGIVIDALVLNAAANGAPAPILKSGRDSVWADFETTVRSALDLTERFYKQTTKGADSRKFVVNVSSTVSYMWSTMAPERPSYGLTKSASTLLLQQIAKDTAVDDMQIVSFHPGGVLTDMARRAGYDGDMGIPFDDENLPGNFAVWAASREAEHLHGRFVWANWDVDEVKNGVVGKQIREDPHFLKVGVEGLTESTGNPLRYEN; from the exons ATGAGCCTACCATCGCTAAAGGAGTACCGCAAGGCCCCATACCCGGCCATCTCTCCGACACGCCCGGAGCTGACGCAGGCTGGGAAGACAGTCCTCATAACGGGAGGAAACAGCGGCATTGGTTATGCCATTGCACGCGGATTCATTACCGCATCAGCAAAACGCGTCATCATTCTCGGCCGACGCTCGGACGTCGTGCAGTCTGCCACAGCCAAATTAGCCGAAGAAGCGAAGCAGCTCAACTCGGAGACTATCGTGGACGGCCGAGTTTGTGACATTTCCAGTCTCGAATCCACCGACAAGCTCTGGACCGGACTGCAGGCTGATGGCATCGTCATTGATGCCCTTGTCTTGAACGCTGCCGCTAATGGTGCACCGGCGCCCATTCTCAAGAGTGGCCGCGACAGCGTCTGGGCCGACTTTGAGACAACCGTGCGCTCTGCACTGGATCTGACGGAGAGATTCTATAAGCAGACTACCAAGGGCGCAGATTCACGAAAG TTTGTCGTCAATGTGTCCTCTACCGTGAGCTACATGTGGTCAACAATGGCTCCAGAGCGTCCGTCCTACGGCTTGACCAAGAGCGCGAGCACTCTGCTCCTACAGCAGATTGCCAAGGACACGGCCGTAGATGACATGCAGATTGTGAGCTTCCATCCCGGCGGTGTTCTCACAGATATGGCTCGACGCGCCGGGTACGACGGGGACATGGGAATTCCCTTTGATGACG AAAATCTACCGGGCAATTTTGCCGTCTGGGCTGCAAGTCGCGAGGCTGAACACTTGCACGGCAGGTTTGTCTGGGCCAACTGGGACGTGGACGAGGTGAAGAACGGTGTTGTTGGCAAGCAGATTCGCGAGGACCCGCACTTCTTGAAGGTTGGTGTGGAGGGACTCACAGAATCGACGGGAAACCCACTGCGCTATGAGAACTAG
- a CDS encoding Zn(2)-C6 fungal-type domain-containing protein codes for MTETLSLKRMACVACTKAKRRCSKQTPACRRCIEKKAVCRYPARRRTPPYHLVFSQEGVVTTIPTHESDQKALQDRISGFEGQGMQGNTVATQRPTNTSCAYLLKSPWFLCPLSWEIDHSDDLTSQINFSDAALTYYIDKLQSWLKQWTAEGRCPFIHSSLYQVHLPDCIQDVFTTLAAYQSRTPATMKMVLRIVEQRANRLVEEHTPVPDELGVIMLDPAAHLARTQALLIYKIIRLFDGDIRARAQAEAHIDILSQWARQLWQSAQLAVSLGQTKGAPDQDADGLVRLQLRAGENLASIWRAWGFAESIRRTYLTATLTEAVFQTLKQGWAPCPGGITFTAAKGMWDAPHPLAWLDEFRLGGVITIQCIEGYRLFGEALPCDVDEFTHATLIVSYGLERFEEWSTKGKDEWSV; via the coding sequence ATGACGGAAACTCTTTCGCTGAAGCGCATGGCCTGCGTGGCCTGCACAAAGGCAAAGCGGAGATGCAGCAAACAGACCCCCGCTTGCCGTCGATGCATCGAAAAGAAGGCCGTGTGTCGCTATCCAGCACGTCGTCGCACGCCACCGTATCATCTCGTATTTTCCCAAGAGGGAGTTGTTACTACTATTCCAACACACGAGAGCGACCAGAAAGCCCTCCAAGACCGTATCTCTGGGTTCGAAGGGCAGGGAATGCAGGGCAACACGGTCGCCACCCAGCGACCAACTAATACCAGCTGTGCCTATCTGCTGAAGAGCCCATGGTTCCTCTGTCCTCTTTCCTGGGAAATAGATCACAGCGACGACCTCACATCCCAGATAAACTTCAGCGACGCCGCCCTCACGTACTACATCGACAAACTACAGAGCTGGTTAAAGCAGTGGACAGCCGAGGGCCGCTGTCCATTCATCCACTCTAGCCTCTACCAAGTACACCTACCTGACTGCATCCAAGATGTATTCACTACCTTAGCCGCGTACCAGTCGCGGACAccggcgacgatgaagatggtgctGCGCATCGTCGAGCAGCGCGCCAATCGGCTGGTTGAGGAGCACACGCCTGTGCCGGACGAGCTCGGTGTCATCATGTTGGACCCAGCCGCTCATCTTGCTCGCACACAAGCCCTTCTAATCTACAAGATCATCCGTCTGTTCGACGGCGATATCCGTGCACGCGCTCAGGCCGAGGCGCACATCGATATTCTCTCACAGTGGGCGCGCCAACTATGGCAAAGTGCTCAACTAGCTGTCTCGTTGGGGCAGACAAAAGGAGCCCCAGATCAAGATGCCGATGGGTTGGTCCGCTTGCAGCTACGAGCTGGCGAGAACCTCGCATCCATATGGCGCGCTTGGGGTTTTGCCGAGTCAATTCGCCGAACATACCTCACCGCCACCCTCACCGAAGCTGTGTTCCAAACGCTGAAGCAAGGCTGGGCGCCGTGCCCTGGAGGCATCACCTTCACGGCCGCCAAGGGGATGTGGGATGCGCCGCACCCGCTGGCTTGGTTGGACGAGTTTCGGCTAGGTGGCGTCATCACTATTCAATGTATAGAAGGGTATCGTCTGTTTGGGGAAGCACTTCCCTGTGATGTCGATGAGTTTACGCATGCCACTCTGATCGTGTCGTATGGCCTAGAGAGGTTTGAGGAATGGTCCACAAAAGGGAAGGATGAATGGTCCGTTTAG
- a CDS encoding 14-3-3 domain-containing protein, protein MQRKIQCFLARLCGQAERYDDMVPLLKEVVQRGGELSVDERNLLTTAFNNVFNTRRASWRIISSIEKNEYKGSEKHLATIRGYRIKIENEIEKICRDVLDLLDQSLIPNASTGESMALYYKMKGDYSRYLTEFVSGEKHNLAVTSAYNAYKVGSKSIAAYIAQTEFTATHPLRLGLAVNFSVLYYRILNSRDRARCLAKHAFDDAKAELDALTKEPDGDSILLMQLLCNNLTLWASSDSGEREGISCRKMRHTIAARIQST, encoded by the exons ATGCAGCGTAAGAT CCAGTGTTTCCTCGCTCGCCTCTGTGGTCAGGCTGAGCGCTATGATGACATGGTCCCCCTTCTGAAGGAAGTCGTCCAGAGGGGTGGTGAGCTGAGTGTCGATGAGCGGAACCTTCTCACTACTGCTTTTAATAACGTTTTCAACACCCGCCGTGCCAGCTGGCGCATTATCTCCTCGATCGAGAAAAATGAGTACAAGGGTAGTGAGAAGCATCTTGCTACCATCCGTGGATACCGCATTAAGATTGAGAATGAGATCGAAAAGATCTGTCGGGACGTCTTGGATCTGCTAGACCAGAGCCTGATCCCAAATGCCAGTACTGGCGAGTCAATGGCATTATATTACAAGAT GAAGGGTGACTATAGCCGTTATCTGACCGAGTTCGTGTCAGGTGAGAAGCATAATCTTGCAGTTACCTCTGCGTACAATGCCTACAAGGTGGGTTCCAAATCT ATTGCTGCCTATATTGCTCAGACAGAGTTCACAGCCACTCACCCATTGAGGCTGGGCTTGGCTGTCAATTTCTCTGTCCTCTACTACAGGATTCTGAATTCACGCGATCGTGCCCGATGTCTTGCGAAACATGCTTTTGACGATGCCAAGGCCGAGCTCGATGCCCTAACCAAGGAGCCTGATGGCGACAGCATCCTTCTCATGCAACTCCTTTGCAACAACCTGACCCTTTGGGCGTCTTCAGACAGTGGTGAGCGTGAAGGGATTAGCTGCAGAAAGATGAGGCACACAATTGCCGCGCGCATTCAGTCGACATAG
- a CDS encoding Chromo domain-containing protein — MPPAPSDDKPSNEGKFTGLTHGSRRSTSASPLLVVNRDRVEAPKGVTMGESDEEEVDGELEDGLFIVETIKNHRIDKNGNLVFQVKWKGFESKKDLTWEPEENLKVSGDEILNEYFDTIGGRHKIFEESAIAAKTKRRIRTTNDTFGIRPKRLRQNKAHVTDESLLATAKKWSPPSGLWEDEIERIDACEEDDNGKLIVYLIWKNGQKTKHDTEIIYKKCPQKMLQFYEDHVKIIGKEKNAMRDGTRAL, encoded by the exons ATGCCTCCAG CGCCTAGCGACGACAAACCTTCGAATGAGGGCAAATTCACGGGTCTCACTCATGGGAGCCGAAGGTCCACCTCAGCCAGCCCACTGTTGGTTGTTAACCGTGACAGAGTCGAAGCTCCCAAAGGCGTTACCATGGGCGAgagtgatgaagaggaagttgATGGCGAACTTGAGGATGGCCT TTTTATTGTCGAGACGATCAAGAACCATAGGATTGACAAAAAT GGCAATCTCGTGTTTCAGGTTAAGTGGAAGGGCTTTGAGAGCAAAAAAGACTTAACTTGGGAACCCGAGGAGAATCTCAA GGTATCGGGTGACGAGATTCTCAATGAGTATTTTGACACGATAGGTGGGAGGCACAAGATCTTCGAGGAATCAGCCATAGCGGCCAAGACCAAAAGACGTATACGGACGACAAATGACACTTTCGGCATAAGGCCCAAGCGATTGCGACAAAACAAGGCGCATGTTACCGATGAGTCGTTGCTTGCGACAGCGAAGAAATGGAGTCCTCCCTCGGGGTTGtgggaggatgagattgagaGGATAGACGCTTgtgaggaagacgacaatGGAAAGCTGATCGTCTATCTTATTTGGAAGAACGGCCAGAAGACTAAGCATGACACGGAGATCATCTACAAGAAGTGTCCGCAGAAG ATGCTCCAGTTTTATGAGGACCACGTCAAGATTAttgggaaagagaaaaatgcCATGAGAGACGGCACGAGGGCCTTATAG
- a CDS encoding Pfs domain-containing protein: MDLQNQHTRTYDDYSVAVVCAMAFEMSAFRYMLDQEHPRLRTKEGDPNMYTLGELHGHNVVLASLPGTQGKGSAATVATNLARTFPCIKWRFLVGIGGGVPTKKHDIRLGDVVVSMPEGQYGGVVQYDLGRDIENGFRLKGFLMAPPSSLRSAVETMRSDLMIKENKIDGFISAMMKKGRGLVTYARPSDEADILFEAGYSHESSMSSCDQCDRSRSAERPARDFDGPEIHYGLIASGDSVVKNTARRNAIVREVGNVLCFEMEAAGMMTEFSCIVIRGISDYADSHKNDHWRYYAAATAAACAKELLSYLDPDDVESAQPGSALPPDHGSRASNVFHGTGIQHTGSGNFSVGKNLNIS, translated from the coding sequence ATGGATCTTCAAAATCAACATACAAGAACGTATGATGACTACAGTGTCGCCGTAGTCTGCGCCATGGCATTTGAAATGAGTGCTTTTCGCTACATGCTCGATCAAGAACACCCTCGTCTGCGCACCAAGGAAGGGGATCCTAATATGTATACCCTGGGCGAGCTCCACGGCCACAATGTCGTGCTGGCGTCTCTTCCTGGAACTCAAGGCAAAGGGTCTGCCGCGACTGTGGCTACCAATCTGGCCCGCACCTTTCCTTGCATCAAGTGGAGATTCCTTGTCGGCATCGGTGGAGGAGTTCCAACCAAGAAGCACGACATTCGCCTAGGCGATGTAGTCGTGAGCATGCCTGAAGGGCAATATGGGGGCGTCGTACAGTATGACTTGGGAAGAGACATCGAGAACGGCTTCCGCCTCAAAGGGTTTCTGATGGCACCGCCGAGTTCGCTTAGGAGTGCTGTGGAGACAATGAGGTCGGATCtcatgatcaaggagaatAAGATTGACGGGTTTATCTCtgcgatgatgaagaaggggCGTGGCCTTGTTACCTATGCAAGGCCCTCGGACGAAGCGGACATCTTGTTTGAAGCAGGATACTCTCACGAATCCAGTATGTCCTCGTGCGACCAATGCGATCGCTCAAGAAGCGCTGAAAGACCAGCACGCGACTTTGACGGTCCGGAAATACACTATGGACTAATTGCCTCAGGGGATAGCGTCGTCAAGAATACAGCAAGAAGGAATGCGATTGTTCGTGAGGTTGGCAACGTTCTCTGTTTCGAGATGGAGGCCGCTGGGATGATGACTGAATTTTCTTGCATTGTTATTCGCGGCATTTCCGACTACGCAGACTCTCACAAGAACGATCACTGGCGTTACTATGCGGCGGCAACTGCTGCCGCATGCGCTAAAGAGCTGCTTTCATATCTCGACCCCGACGACGTCGAGTCGGCTCAGCCGGGTTCGGCGCTTCCACCTGACCATGGATCTCGAGCCAGCAATGTTTTCCATGGAACTGGGATTCAGCATACAGGTTCTGGGAATTTTTCTGTTGGCAAGAATTTGAACATCTCTTGA